The Haloplanus sp. CK5-1 genome contains a region encoding:
- a CDS encoding tyrosine-type recombinase/integrase codes for MSAPADSKVRAKVWLTPDQVEVLRSACYATGAEYLQQRNEAIIAFTYDTGLRVGELVQVDISLLRSNNSELYLPTEIQKDYPNENSPPPVTLELADDTARLLSAYLTNRWKESPALFPSRSSDRISEQGVRNMLHKVAEAAAVRPYKIDGSRGDAGDVTPHALRHGVAYRMMNEEDENTLYDVRNRLRHRSIQTTERIYDHLLKV; via the coding sequence ATGAGCGCTCCTGCAGATTCCAAAGTTCGTGCGAAAGTATGGCTCACTCCAGACCAAGTCGAAGTACTCCGATCGGCCTGTTACGCGACAGGTGCAGAGTATCTCCAACAACGCAACGAAGCCATCATTGCGTTTACGTACGATACCGGACTTCGAGTCGGAGAACTCGTCCAAGTGGATATCTCACTGCTTCGGAGCAACAACTCGGAACTCTATCTGCCAACAGAGATCCAGAAAGACTACCCCAACGAGAACTCGCCACCGCCGGTAACGCTCGAACTGGCGGACGATACTGCACGATTGCTGTCGGCCTACCTCACCAATCGATGGAAGGAATCACCAGCGCTGTTCCCATCTCGTTCCTCAGACCGAATTTCCGAGCAGGGCGTCCGGAATATGCTTCACAAAGTGGCTGAAGCAGCAGCAGTGCGCCCATACAAAATTGACGGCAGTCGCGGTGATGCCGGTGACGTGACACCGCATGCGCTCCGACATGGTGTTGCCTACCGGATGATGAACGAAGAAGATGAGAACACGCTCTACGACGTCCGCAATCGGCTTCGTCACCGGAGTATCCAGACGACCGAACGGATCTATGATCACCTGCTGAAGGTCTAA
- a CDS encoding DEAD/DEAH box helicase, whose product MRIAFDDGTLLIEDAPDTVPYAEWDDRVDEYRAQAHHYRALRAWAGEIDGQATLDEAAAAVETVDDAARSYRDLHLTPTVSIEPRDYQQAALAAWTDHNRRGSVVLPTGSGKTFLAVQAIADAGVSSLVVVPTIDLMNQWHATLTNAFGTQLPDGVGVLGGGSHTVTDLTVTTYDSAYRYINEYGDQFGLLVVDEVHHLPAPTYQQIPEMTIAPYRLGLTATYERADGQHEVLDELIGPVVYEEDVDELAGEYLSEYETIHLQVELTPEERERYDEEYQIYRDYVDTHDFDLWKEEGYQEFLKRTSYDPHGRRALIAKQRAEEIARTAAKKLDTLDNLLKRHHDDRTIIFTANNDFAYDISKEFVVPCITHQTDTDERTDILERFRTGEYSMLVTSQVLDEGIDVPAANVGIILSGSASKRQYAQRLGRILRPTDDRQAARLYEIITDETMEQYVSQHRRQGVSTSADS is encoded by the coding sequence ATGCGTATCGCGTTCGATGATGGAACTCTCCTGATCGAAGACGCGCCTGACACCGTCCCCTATGCGGAGTGGGACGACCGCGTTGACGAGTATCGAGCGCAAGCGCACCATTATCGAGCCCTGCGGGCGTGGGCCGGAGAAATCGACGGGCAAGCAACCTTGGACGAGGCCGCGGCAGCTGTGGAGACCGTCGATGACGCAGCACGGTCGTACCGTGACCTCCACCTGACACCCACGGTGTCTATCGAACCGCGCGACTATCAACAGGCCGCGTTAGCAGCCTGGACCGACCACAACCGCCGGGGGAGTGTCGTTCTTCCGACCGGCAGCGGGAAGACATTCCTGGCCGTCCAGGCTATCGCCGACGCCGGTGTGAGTTCCCTCGTCGTCGTCCCGACGATCGACCTCATGAACCAGTGGCATGCCACACTCACCAACGCCTTCGGTACGCAACTGCCGGACGGTGTCGGTGTCCTCGGCGGCGGCAGCCACACCGTGACCGACCTGACGGTAACGACGTACGATTCAGCGTATCGTTACATCAACGAGTACGGGGATCAATTCGGCCTGCTCGTCGTCGATGAGGTGCACCACCTGCCAGCGCCAACCTACCAGCAGATTCCCGAAATGACGATTGCTCCGTATCGACTCGGGCTCACCGCTACATACGAGCGGGCAGACGGGCAACACGAGGTCTTGGATGAGCTGATCGGCCCTGTCGTCTACGAAGAAGACGTCGATGAACTGGCGGGCGAGTATCTCAGCGAATACGAAACGATCCATCTGCAGGTCGAACTCACCCCCGAGGAACGCGAGCGATACGACGAGGAGTACCAGATCTACCGCGACTACGTCGATACCCACGACTTCGACCTCTGGAAGGAGGAAGGCTATCAGGAGTTCCTCAAACGCACCTCGTACGACCCGCACGGACGGCGCGCGCTGATCGCCAAGCAGCGCGCCGAGGAAATCGCCCGCACTGCCGCGAAAAAACTCGATACGCTTGACAACCTTCTGAAACGCCATCACGACGACCGAACGATCATCTTCACCGCGAACAACGACTTCGCGTACGACATTTCCAAAGAATTCGTTGTGCCGTGCATCACCCACCAGACCGATACGGACGAGCGCACCGACATCTTGGAGCGGTTCCGCACCGGCGAGTACTCGATGCTCGTCACCTCGCAAGTCCTTGACGAGGGCATCGACGTGCCAGCCGCGAACGTCGGCATCATTCTCTCGGGCAGTGCGTCGAAACGCCAGTACGCCCAACGCCTTGGCCGTATCCTCCGGCCGACCGACGACCGGCAAGCCGCTCGCCTCTACGAGATCATTACTGACGAGACGATGGAGCAATACGTCTCCCAACACCGCCGACAGGGGGTATCCACCAGTGCTGACAGCTGA
- a CDS encoding dual specificity protein phosphatase: MEEVAQNLFVGTAADATDESTLRAHEIEVIVSLTATNHAGNVPAELTLVEVPMMDGPQNSQDAFETAVDAVVSQLAAGEKTLLHCSAGASRSPAVAAAALALHRDSELEAAFQQILTRRPEADPHDALIRQAHAVYQRGADAFSTS; the protein is encoded by the coding sequence ATGGAGGAAGTCGCACAGAACCTGTTCGTCGGGACCGCTGCGGATGCCACCGACGAGTCAACGCTCCGCGCACACGAGATCGAAGTGATTGTCTCACTAACGGCCACCAACCACGCCGGGAACGTGCCAGCCGAACTGACGCTCGTGGAGGTCCCGATGATGGATGGCCCACAGAACAGTCAAGACGCGTTTGAGACGGCAGTTGATGCGGTTGTGTCTCAACTTGCTGCCGGCGAGAAGACACTCCTCCACTGTTCGGCCGGCGCGTCCCGCAGTCCTGCGGTCGCTGCGGCCGCACTGGCCCTCCACAGAGACAGCGAATTGGAGGCGGCATTCCAACAGATACTGACCCGACGGCCTGAAGCTGACCCACATGACGCGTTGATTCGGCAGGCGCACGCTGTCTACCAGCGTGGAGCAGATGCATTTTCAACCAGTTGA
- a CDS encoding TRAM domain-containing protein yields the protein MEISEQLRCLFSATVEERDGSYVVEVPEQEILLGDIRAGETYRVVLLSSPSPSSSSDETSGTNDNAQRERDPPEPPVEEGEQRTVEIEDIGDQGDGITRVERGFVVIVPDTEQGERATVEITDVRENVAFAEVVERLSYYD from the coding sequence ATGGAGATCTCAGAGCAACTTCGCTGTCTGTTTTCTGCCACTGTCGAAGAGCGCGACGGGTCTTATGTTGTCGAAGTCCCTGAGCAAGAAATTCTGCTTGGCGACATTCGAGCGGGTGAGACGTATCGAGTGGTGCTTCTGTCATCACCATCGCCGTCCTCATCAAGCGATGAAACCAGCGGCACTAATGACAACGCCCAACGTGAACGTGACCCACCAGAACCACCGGTCGAGGAAGGCGAACAGCGCACCGTCGAAATAGAGGACATTGGCGACCAGGGGGACGGAATCACCCGTGTTGAGCGGGGATTCGTCGTGATTGTCCCCGACACTGAACAGGGTGAACGTGCCACTGTCGAAATTACTGACGTGCGCGAAAATGTCGCTTTCGCGGAGGTAGTAGAGCGGCTGAGTTACTACGACTGA
- a CDS encoding zinc ribbon domain-containing protein: MKLRYYADADIREHHEHVLRLLRRLHDDHGIDVEIDRIDEQHGQITEFPGEVRSATPEAVYERDLKRNRALNQSIEPTPSEGFKRYGKLDIAGNVALVDDEGTVQWASTLPGYADGYGPGVEDQTAMDFLENIATAPSNRFCVECLHLLDGDERFCPNCGSELR; the protein is encoded by the coding sequence ATGAAACTCCGATACTACGCTGACGCCGATATTCGTGAGCACCACGAACACGTGCTCCGACTGTTGCGGAGGCTCCACGATGACCACGGCATCGATGTGGAGATCGATCGGATCGACGAGCAACACGGTCAGATCACGGAGTTCCCTGGCGAGGTGCGGTCTGCGACGCCAGAAGCCGTCTACGAACGTGACCTCAAACGGAATCGTGCTCTGAACCAGTCCATCGAGCCGACCCCGTCGGAAGGCTTCAAACGGTACGGGAAGCTCGACATCGCCGGCAACGTCGCACTCGTCGATGATGAGGGTACCGTCCAGTGGGCTTCGACGCTGCCAGGCTATGCTGACGGCTACGGACCAGGTGTTGAAGACCAGACTGCGATGGACTTCCTGGAAAATATCGCCACCGCACCGAGCAATCGCTTCTGTGTCGAGTGTCTCCACTTGCTGGACGGTGACGAACGCTTCTGTCCGAACTGTGGCTCAGAACTCCGGTAA
- a CDS encoding DEAD/DEAH box helicase — translation MTAALTGITPRPYQEEAHAWATSHDGAVVCLPTGTGKTLVGCMWARTRLHQSGIDRILILEPSRFLVEQTHAYYDEYTTIPTTKLDGTVHPTERAQQWQDHDIVVTTPQTAVNDVAHLEFDAVIIDECHHTTGQHAFTQLLDLTEFQYKLGLSATIPAAKEREITAAIGPIHRRSWTDLPDEHVPDWLGDIYDTPYPEAYTDVIDALEDARREFAGTQFAGLPTLGIRMLCRDGALALEETLRRDTVMGDVLGDDTLPLLDACPAVHKIDACRDALADHDFEKAVLFVDRVTIAKQLDDELSEYTTATLLGRVHTSRDAQQAAVETAQADDTDLIIATAAGEEGIDLPAADLLIVWSNVVSSVRFIQRLGRIMRPDGSDAPRHAVYLATPDSPDYEALRRGIDEAHRAGLDITNIDTDTLITRSSVGRVHHALEGTPRQRDALADMLNQPETKLDDWLRTSVRDGDVFYLYRVPDDLDAWRQASKGLSEAFGLAPGETKLADAVRNNFSPTKAHRYYLQESDIHLLETEHPQMLDGTETTRLSVDYGPTYQDRSAYSAYGTVSSVTDSMTSTLADHEQFYATISADSRTPKFAFQMLYQGTAIEPVITAVVRNADAVATTLTRRLTN, via the coding sequence ATGACCGCAGCACTCACCGGGATCACACCACGACCCTATCAGGAGGAGGCCCACGCGTGGGCCACGAGTCACGACGGAGCAGTCGTGTGCCTGCCGACGGGAACCGGCAAAACCCTCGTCGGGTGCATGTGGGCGCGAACGCGACTCCACCAGTCTGGTATCGACCGGATTCTCATCCTCGAACCGTCTCGATTCCTCGTTGAGCAAACCCACGCCTACTACGATGAGTACACGACCATCCCGACCACGAAACTCGATGGGACAGTTCACCCCACGGAACGGGCTCAGCAATGGCAGGACCACGACATCGTCGTTACGACGCCCCAAACCGCCGTCAACGACGTCGCACATCTTGAGTTCGATGCCGTCATCATCGACGAATGCCATCATACCACCGGGCAACACGCCTTCACCCAACTGCTGGACCTCACCGAGTTTCAGTATAAACTCGGCCTCAGCGCAACCATCCCCGCAGCCAAAGAACGTGAAATCACGGCTGCTATCGGACCGATTCATCGTCGGTCGTGGACTGATCTGCCCGATGAGCACGTACCAGACTGGCTCGGCGACATCTACGACACCCCGTATCCGGAGGCGTACACCGACGTCATCGATGCTCTCGAAGACGCGCGGCGTGAGTTCGCCGGGACGCAATTCGCTGGCCTCCCAACGCTTGGCATCCGCATGCTGTGCCGTGACGGCGCACTCGCCTTAGAGGAAACGCTGCGGCGAGACACCGTCATGGGCGATGTCCTCGGCGACGACACGCTTCCTCTACTCGATGCCTGCCCCGCGGTACACAAAATCGACGCTTGCCGAGACGCACTTGCCGACCATGACTTCGAGAAAGCCGTGTTGTTCGTTGACCGTGTCACCATCGCTAAACAACTCGACGACGAATTGAGCGAGTACACGACCGCAACACTGCTTGGCCGGGTCCACACAAGCCGCGACGCGCAACAAGCCGCCGTCGAAACCGCGCAAGCTGACGACACCGACCTCATCATCGCTACCGCCGCCGGCGAAGAAGGCATCGACCTGCCTGCCGCCGACCTCCTCATCGTCTGGAGTAACGTCGTTAGCTCCGTCCGATTCATCCAACGCCTCGGTCGCATCATGCGCCCCGACGGGTCCGACGCCCCACGCCACGCCGTCTATCTCGCCACTCCGGACAGTCCCGACTACGAAGCCCTACGACGCGGCATCGATGAAGCCCACCGTGCCGGCCTCGACATCACCAACATCGACACCGACACGCTCATCACCCGCAGTAGCGTCGGCCGCGTCCACCACGCACTCGAAGGCACACCCCGCCAACGTGACGCGCTCGCCGACATGCTGAACCAACCAGAGACGAAACTCGACGACTGGCTCCGCACGAGCGTCCGCGATGGCGACGTGTTCTACCTGTACCGCGTTCCCGACGACCTTGATGCATGGCGACAGGCCTCGAAAGGTCTCAGCGAAGCCTTTGGGCTCGCACCCGGCGAAACGAAACTGGCAGACGCAGTCCGAAACAACTTCTCCCCCACCAAAGCCCACCGCTACTACCTCCAAGAATCCGATATTCACCTTCTCGAAACCGAACATCCACAGATGCTGGACGGCACCGAAACTACGCGCCTTTCAGTCGATTACGGCCCCACATATCAAGATCGCTCAGCATACAGCGCGTACGGCACCGTCAGTTCAGTCACCGACTCCATGACCAGCACGTTAGCTGACCACGAGCAATTCTACGCAACTATTTCTGCCGACTCCAGAACCCCGAAATTCGCATTCCAAATGCTCTACCAAGGCACAGCAATCGAACCAGTCATCACGGCCGTCGTCCGGAATGCAGACGCCGTCGCCACAACGCTTACTCGCCGCCTCACCAACTAA
- a CDS encoding ISH3 family transposase, which yields MEFPRLKRILTDPDEYISSSQLKSLSMELLELIPMEGIEGSGLDSEEIMEVVLRAAVDTTSVNGVTTNTEDTPNREPVMDWLHTLEKEPMLDAVNDILALVAMTVLDRGGSRTICLDFMDNPFHGHPDDEDEFRRMEARDGTTKCHRYCTAFVIAQGKPLTLAVEPVDGEDSKADAVERVLARVETYPFETDQILMDRDAFVGELIGILRETAPPVFPVITRKDSLRKKLSKAASHMTEETICEGKEHEQTYPLAVNVTYQNGDRGKSGVKATGYAAYGLEDRTPAQVATTYNKRSRIEKSYEKFREARALTTTPSTTIRLFYVGVGFLLEQLWLVLQWAVLARPRRGGRALPKTFAFGDAFLHGIERVLDDELGWKEKYRTNGEGLPAGYEHGLG from the coding sequence ATGGAGTTCCCAAGACTCAAACGCATCCTCACAGATCCGGACGAGTACATTTCGAGCAGCCAGTTGAAGTCTCTTAGCATGGAGTTGCTTGAGCTGATACCGATGGAAGGAATCGAGGGCTCCGGCCTCGATTCCGAGGAAATCATGGAAGTCGTCTTACGAGCTGCTGTTGACACAACCTCCGTCAACGGTGTCACGACGAACACTGAGGACACGCCAAACCGCGAGCCAGTGATGGACTGGTTGCACACCTTGGAGAAAGAGCCGATGCTTGATGCTGTCAACGATATCCTCGCACTGGTGGCGATGACGGTTCTCGACCGCGGCGGGTCGAGAACCATCTGTCTGGACTTCATGGACAATCCGTTCCACGGTCATCCAGACGACGAGGACGAGTTCAGGAGAATGGAAGCACGAGATGGAACCACGAAGTGTCACCGGTACTGTACTGCGTTCGTCATCGCGCAGGGAAAGCCACTCACACTGGCGGTTGAACCAGTTGACGGCGAGGACAGCAAGGCCGACGCGGTCGAGCGCGTGCTCGCCCGCGTCGAAACATACCCATTCGAGACCGACCAGATCCTCATGGACAGGGACGCCTTTGTCGGGGAGTTAATCGGTATTCTTCGGGAGACAGCACCGCCAGTCTTTCCGGTCATAACCCGGAAAGACTCGCTCCGGAAGAAACTCTCCAAGGCCGCGTCACACATGACCGAAGAGACGATTTGCGAAGGGAAAGAGCACGAACAGACGTATCCACTGGCGGTGAACGTTACCTATCAGAACGGTGACCGCGGAAAGTCTGGTGTGAAAGCGACAGGATACGCGGCGTACGGTCTGGAAGACCGCACGCCCGCGCAAGTCGCTACGACCTACAACAAGCGTTCACGGATAGAGAAGAGCTACGAGAAGTTCCGAGAAGCGCGTGCCCTGACAACAACGCCATCGACGACAATCCGGCTGTTCTACGTGGGCGTGGGGTTTCTGTTAGAGCAGTTGTGGCTCGTGTTACAGTGGGCCGTGCTCGCCCGACCACGGCGGGGCGGGCGAGCACTTCCGAAAACATTCGCGTTTGGTGACGCGTTTTTGCACGGGATCGAACGGGTGTTAGACGACGAACTCGGCTGGAAAGAGAAGTACCGGACTAACGGAGAAGGACTGCCAGCAGGATACGAACACGGACTCGGTTGA
- a CDS encoding transposase, with amino-acid sequence MRSATLQDDPSVESFFNAVETETLALFEHLSFEFLEGFDVFAPAETGRTRDLEPPEMMRGFLHCYYKNIYGIRPVARELNNTVVWLSCSFDRPPSRDAVDRFLTDLEHVVDRVFDHLVEQAALRGLLDLTYSIDSTDVRAMPADPDASKCYDPTDDEYYYGYGCTIVSTGQKIPIAAEFTESKQAPEETAMRVTRDALAVGKPMWMLGDSAYDTLDWHDHLLAAGVVPVAPYNPRNTDDPKDIEYRVEDRIEKHSNDVQLKQSTLDETYNRRSGVERTNESVKGCGLGRTHARGRVHARAQVFLALCLRLVVAITNYERGDNPGSTIITV; translated from the coding sequence ATGCGTTCAGCGACCCTGCAAGATGATCCTTCGGTAGAATCGTTCTTCAATGCCGTGGAAACGGAGACGTTGGCGTTGTTCGAGCACCTCTCCTTCGAGTTTCTTGAAGGGTTCGACGTGTTCGCCCCGGCGGAGACGGGGCGAACACGAGATCTTGAGCCGCCCGAGATGATGCGTGGCTTTCTCCATTGCTATTACAAGAACATCTACGGTATCCGTCCGGTTGCACGAGAACTGAACAACACCGTTGTCTGGCTCAGCTGTAGCTTCGATCGACCGCCGTCGAGAGACGCGGTCGATCGATTCCTCACTGATCTTGAGCACGTTGTTGACCGGGTCTTCGACCATCTCGTCGAGCAGGCCGCCTTGCGGGGCCTGCTCGACTTGACGTATTCTATCGATTCAACCGACGTGAGAGCGATGCCCGCCGATCCAGACGCATCGAAGTGCTATGATCCAACCGATGACGAGTACTACTACGGCTACGGCTGCACGATCGTCTCAACCGGGCAAAAGATCCCGATTGCAGCCGAGTTCACCGAGAGCAAACAAGCACCAGAAGAGACGGCGATGCGCGTCACGCGTGACGCGCTCGCCGTCGGGAAACCGATGTGGATGCTTGGAGACAGTGCCTACGACACGCTCGACTGGCACGACCACCTGCTGGCCGCAGGGGTCGTGCCAGTCGCTCCGTACAATCCACGAAACACCGACGACCCGAAAGATATCGAGTACAGGGTAGAAGACCGCATTGAAAAACACAGCAACGACGTTCAGCTGAAGCAATCAACGCTAGACGAGACGTACAACCGCCGGAGTGGCGTCGAACGAACCAACGAATCAGTCAAGGGCTGCGGCCTCGGGCGAACGCACGCCCGAGGCCGCGTCCATGCACGAGCGCAGGTGTTCCTCGCGTTGTGTCTGCGCCTCGTCGTCGCAATCACCAACTACGAACGCGGAGACAATCCGGGAAGCACAATCATCACGGTGTGA
- a CDS encoding SIMPL domain-containing protein has product MTNRTITTEATARSETTPELATVEANVKAEGGEATAALAQARDRVATIRDTVTAVSADHIQTVDLQVADATEPFGPDIDARYQATGRLRLKCVPETAESVVADVTDAGGTVETVQFQIHDQERQQLQDDALTAAMERARQKAERLAAAEQLAVGDVQNVTTQDVDGATGMERIVEDALDGPDADLSPTPIAVSERVEVVYELTEE; this is encoded by the coding sequence ATGACCAACCGCACCATCACGACGGAGGCGACCGCTCGCAGCGAGACGACTCCGGAACTGGCGACAGTCGAAGCAAACGTGAAAGCAGAGGGCGGCGAGGCGACCGCCGCCTTGGCACAGGCCCGTGACCGAGTGGCCACGATTCGGGACACGGTCACAGCAGTCTCGGCAGACCACATCCAGACCGTAGACCTCCAGGTTGCGGATGCCACGGAACCGTTTGGTCCCGATATCGACGCACGGTATCAGGCCACAGGACGCCTCCGTCTCAAGTGTGTACCAGAGACAGCCGAATCCGTTGTCGCGGACGTGACCGACGCTGGTGGCACGGTCGAAACGGTTCAGTTTCAGATCCACGACCAAGAGCGCCAGCAACTCCAGGATGATGCGCTGACGGCCGCGATGGAGCGTGCCCGTCAGAAGGCTGAACGCCTCGCTGCTGCTGAACAGCTGGCGGTCGGAGACGTCCAGAACGTGACCACCCAAGACGTTGATGGGGCGACTGGTATGGAACGTATCGTTGAGGACGCGCTGGACGGGCCCGACGCTGATCTCTCTCCAACACCGATCGCGGTGTCGGAACGAGTCGAGGTCGTCTACGAGCTCACGGAGGAGTGA
- a CDS encoding DUF790 family protein, whose amino-acid sequence MLTADLARSRRRNGTVSPLFIDPDDQQYRETAQELIQIFEDNLGEPKGELEETIDQLTVADTDYKIIQGLAKLLYDESEFATVAAAAPREIRQRLFEKANASYPIVRQPTLGEDTQKLAVYSTVADQLGISLEECYQGMYADLADNKRLVRFGDRVADAYEASDDGTTTTRLTGDSEESYADDTVSVEWLLTRYNLALAQAVLYDATRMQIRVWDHFSTVFSYVKLFGLMHRIYPIDETGNRVPSTDVADGYEAILDGPASLFSQTQKYGIRMANFLPVLPLCDRWEMHADILADDAGPQDTTLSFDLDHTDGLSSHYTAQDDFDSDVERTLARKWDRATTEWDLVREDDVLDLGAEVMLPDFALKHPDGRRALLEIVGFWTPEYLDEKLAKIRSADRDNLLVAVSERLACSADDFAGTSDRLLWFKSGIHVYDVVDLAEEHAVDTARRH is encoded by the coding sequence GTGCTGACAGCTGACCTGGCCCGCTCGCGCCGGCGAAACGGAACGGTCTCGCCCCTGTTCATCGATCCCGACGACCAGCAGTATCGGGAGACAGCACAGGAGCTCATCCAGATCTTCGAAGACAATCTTGGGGAACCCAAAGGCGAGTTAGAAGAGACGATCGACCAACTCACAGTCGCGGATACGGATTACAAGATCATCCAGGGATTGGCGAAACTGTTGTATGACGAAAGCGAGTTCGCCACCGTCGCTGCCGCTGCTCCACGCGAGATTCGGCAGCGGTTATTCGAAAAGGCAAACGCGTCGTATCCCATTGTCCGACAACCGACTCTCGGTGAGGACACGCAGAAACTGGCGGTCTACAGTACTGTGGCCGATCAGCTCGGCATCTCGCTCGAAGAGTGCTATCAGGGGATGTATGCGGACCTTGCGGACAACAAGCGACTCGTTCGGTTCGGCGACCGCGTTGCCGACGCGTATGAGGCATCGGACGACGGGACGACGACAACGCGACTGACAGGCGATAGCGAAGAATCCTACGCGGACGACACAGTCAGTGTCGAGTGGCTGCTCACACGGTACAACCTCGCGCTAGCCCAAGCGGTGCTGTACGACGCGACGCGGATGCAGATTCGCGTGTGGGACCACTTCAGCACCGTGTTCAGTTACGTGAAGCTGTTCGGGTTGATGCATCGGATCTACCCCATTGACGAGACCGGGAATCGCGTCCCGAGTACGGACGTCGCAGATGGGTATGAAGCGATTTTGGATGGCCCCGCATCGCTATTCTCGCAAACACAGAAATACGGAATCCGGATGGCGAATTTCCTCCCGGTATTGCCGTTATGCGACCGATGGGAGATGCACGCAGACATCCTCGCAGACGACGCCGGACCGCAGGATACGACGCTCTCCTTTGACCTCGACCACACTGACGGTCTCTCGTCGCATTATACTGCGCAGGACGACTTCGATAGCGACGTGGAGCGCACGCTCGCCCGGAAATGGGATCGGGCAACCACGGAGTGGGACCTCGTCCGGGAAGATGACGTGCTGGATTTGGGCGCTGAGGTGATGCTTCCTGACTTCGCCCTCAAACACCCTGACGGGCGGCGGGCACTGCTGGAGATCGTCGGGTTCTGGACACCCGAGTATCTCGATGAGAAGCTGGCGAAGATCAGGAGCGCAGACCGGGACAATCTGCTCGTCGCGGTTTCCGAGCGGCTGGCCTGTTCAGCAGACGATTTCGCTGGCACGAGCGACCGCCTGCTCTGGTTCAAATCCGGCATTCACGTCTATGACGTCGTTGACCTGGCCGAGGAGCACGCCGTTGACACAGCCCGCCGTCACTGA
- a CDS encoding ATP-binding protein, producing the protein MSDPVTELDEWLVDTAAEWPSELRVALFNSGERIQRHQLAGLVRNEGETGGTFKLTSSVETRDRYRCRVVDGQLEHLRYHQLVIPTASDEFPNGEGEFVIEVPEAGSESIPSLPSNVDAVSAALLLAAQKSENHLSSVWSTRVAGLDEEKQRIKEFLTQSLASWGLRDETGMLLEGPPGTGKTELVKEICEELYGAVPVTISGPEVLSRWVGESEATLRRTFTKARNSPVPVLYIDEVDAIGSSRVNSTQDYTAQVVSQLLVLLDGIETKSSRGPSSEPLKVIASTNTKETLDNALTRPGRLGDGSLSIDRPDSKVRSAIFHHYLEIIHSAADALDEELGRVVCEDPNKLPHTLISETERYTGADIEILILTAARTAKRSGSKLSINHLTEAHKAIEDELPTESAESKH; encoded by the coding sequence ATGAGTGACCCGGTGACTGAACTGGATGAGTGGCTCGTTGATACAGCGGCGGAATGGCCAAGTGAACTTCGAGTTGCGTTATTCAATAGTGGTGAACGGATTCAGCGACACCAATTAGCAGGTCTGGTGAGAAATGAGGGGGAAACAGGAGGCACATTCAAGCTAACTTCCAGTGTTGAAACCCGAGACCGCTACCGATGCCGTGTGGTTGATGGCCAGTTGGAACATCTACGGTACCATCAACTTGTGATTCCAACAGCCTCTGACGAGTTCCCCAATGGTGAGGGTGAATTCGTAATTGAGGTGCCGGAGGCTGGATCTGAATCAATCCCTTCCCTGCCTTCGAATGTGGATGCTGTCTCCGCAGCGCTGTTATTAGCTGCTCAAAAATCAGAGAATCATCTATCGAGCGTCTGGTCCACACGAGTTGCTGGCCTAGATGAGGAGAAACAACGAATCAAAGAATTCCTGACGCAGTCGCTCGCCAGTTGGGGCCTTCGGGACGAAACCGGAATGCTACTCGAAGGACCGCCAGGAACGGGCAAAACTGAACTTGTAAAAGAGATTTGTGAAGAGCTCTATGGTGCCGTCCCGGTTACAATTAGTGGACCTGAGGTACTGAGTCGGTGGGTCGGAGAATCCGAAGCAACGCTCCGACGGACATTCACGAAGGCGCGTAACTCCCCGGTACCCGTGCTCTACATTGACGAGGTTGACGCCATAGGCTCTTCTCGTGTCAACAGTACTCAAGACTACACAGCACAGGTCGTCTCACAGCTGTTAGTGTTGCTTGACGGCATTGAGACGAAATCCAGTCGAGGCCCTTCCTCTGAGCCACTCAAAGTGATTGCTTCAACAAACACGAAAGAGACACTCGATAATGCGCTTACCCGACCCGGACGGTTAGGTGATGGATCACTATCTATCGATCGTCCCGATTCCAAAGTTCGGAGTGCGATTTTCCACCACTACTTAGAAATAATACATTCGGCGGCAGACGCCCTTGATGAGGAACTTGGAAGGGTCGTATGCGAAGATCCGAATAAGCTTCCACATACGCTCATTTCTGAAACTGAGCGTTACACCGGTGCGGATATTGAGATTCTAATACTCACAGCAGCACGAACGGCAAAACGCTCCGGCTCAAAGTTGAGTATAAACCACCTCACAGAGGCACACAAGGCCATCGAAGATGAACTCCCAACAGAGTCTGCTGAATCAAAGCACTAG